The proteins below come from a single Ictalurus furcatus strain D&B chromosome 27, Billie_1.0, whole genome shotgun sequence genomic window:
- the xk gene encoding membrane transport protein XK — translation MCEISMWGEDWNSKHNTTWQPRPHSVSVCVCVCVYVCVCVCVYVCVCVCQRRGADQDGGVRGERMRLPSSVLVSVSLFTAETTAALYLSSTYRSAGDRIWQGFTLLFTLVPCVLVQLTLIFIHRDLSRDRPLILLLHLLQLGPVIRCLDAFCIYGSSGKMEEPYVTITRKKQMPQCGRAEEVEHEVGQAEGKLVAHRAAFARTSVIQAFLGSAPQLTLQLYICVLQRDVSIGRGTLMVISLLSIVYGALRCNILAIKIRYDDYAVSVHPAAYVCVLLWRSFEIATRVAVLVLFGSVLKAWLLPVVLLSFFAFFLQPWVEFWRSGSPFPESIEKTLTRVGTATALAMLTFLYAGINVFCWSAVQLKLDDPDLIDKNYGWRRATAYYCIRFVENIALTSLWFTHRTEFYRQVDAPVLELLLLLSYALAVFFMLLFYQCCHPCRHLFSSSPVQGLWECCGSLRMPSVSCSQPGCTQRKESFENPEQAVDHEPISTTNGDINQCLC, via the exons atgtgtgagATAAGCATGTGGGGGGAGGATTGGAATAGTAAACACAATACAACATGGCAACCCAGACcccactctgtctctgtgtgtgtgtgtgtgtgtgtatatgtgtgtgtgtgtgtgtgtgtgtatgtgtgtgtgtgtgtgtgtcagcgcaGAGGAGCGGATCAGGATGGCGGAGTGAGGGGTGAGAGGATGAGACTGCCCAGCTCCGTCCTGGTGTCGGTGTCTCTGTTTACGGCCGAAACCACGGCAGCGCTGTACCTGAGCTCCACGTACCGCTCGGCAGGAGATCGGATCTGGCAGGGCTTCACGCTGCTCTTCACGCTGGTGCCGTGCGTGCTGGTGCAGCTCACCCTAATCTTCATCCACCGAGACCTGAGCAGAGACAGGCCGCTCATCCTTCTGCTGCATCTTCTTCAGCTTGGACCTGTCATCAG GTGTTTGGATGCCTTTTGTATCTATGGAAGCTCGGGAAAGATGGAGGAGCCGTATGTCACCATCACTAGGAAGAAACAAATGCCTCAGTGTGGCCGGGCTGAGGAGGTGGAACATGAAGTCGGGCAGGCCGAGGGCAAGTTGGTCGCTCACCGAGCAGCCTTCGCACGGACCTCCGTCATTCAGGCCTTTCTGGGCTCCGCCCCTCAGCTCACACTGCAGCTCTACATCTGCGTGCTGCAGAGAGATGTTTCCATTGGGAGAG gcACCCTGATGGTCATCTCTCTGCTCTCTATCGTGTACGGTGCGCTTCGCTGCAACATCCTGGCCATCAAGATCCGTTACGACGACTACGCAGTGTCAGTGCATCCTGCGGCGTACGTGTGCGTGCTGCTGTGGCGTAGCTTCGAGATCGCAACACGTGTCGCTGTGCTTGTGCTTTTCGGCTCCGTGCTGAAGGCCTGGCTGCTGCCGGTAGTCCTGCTCAGCTTCTTCGCCTTCTTCCTGCAGCCATGGGTGGAATTCTGGCGCAGCGGCTCACCGTTCCCCGAGAGCATCGAGAAGACACTGACACGCGTGGGCACGGCCACCGCGCTCGCCATGCTCACTTTTCTGTACGCCGGCATCAACGTTTTCTGCTGGTCGGCCGTGCAGCTCAAGCTTGACGACCCTGATCTGATTGACAAAAATTACGGCTGGAGGCGAGCAACCGCTTACTATTGTATACGCTTCGTCGAGAACATAGCACTCACATCTCTCTGGTTCACCCATCGCACCGAATTTTATCGACAAGTAGACGCACCAgtgctggagctgctgctgctgcttagCTACGCCCTTGCTGTGTTCTTCATGCTCCTCTTCTACCAGTGCTGCCACCCCTGCAGGCACCTGTTCTCCTCCAGCCCAGTGCAAGGACTATGGGAGTGCTGTGGCTCACTAAGGATGCCGTCTGTGTCATGTTCCCAACCTGGATGCACACAGAGAAAAGAGTCATTCGAGAACCCCGAGCAAGCCGTGGACCATGAACCAATTTCCACCACTAACGGAGACATCAACCAGTGTCTGTGCTGA